The following coding sequences are from one Onychomys torridus chromosome 16, mOncTor1.1, whole genome shotgun sequence window:
- the Prr13 gene encoding proline-rich protein 13, producing MWNPNAGPNPYPPHVVCPGGPNPACPPPVNPAFPPGPCPPGIPQGNPAFPPCRPPYPVPQPGCPGYPPSGPYPPPCPPPAPGMCPVNPLAPGMVGPGTVVDKKMRKKVKKAHKKMHKHHKHGKHSSSSSSSSSSSDSD from the exons ATGTGGAATCCTAATGCTG GGCCTAATCCATACCCACCCCATGTCGTGTGCCCAGGAGGCCCCAATCCTGCCTGTCCACCACCTGTCAATCCCGCCTTTCCTCCTGGTCCCTGTCCTCCAGGAATTCCCCAGGGAAACCCAGCTTTCCCTCCATGTCGGCCCCCTTATCCTGTACCACAACCAGGATGTCCAGGATACCCACCCTCAGGTCCCTACCCTCCCCCATGCCCACCACCTGCTCCTGGCATGTGCCCTGTGAATCCTCTGGCTCCTGGCATGGTAGGCCCGGGAACAGTGGTAGACAAGAAAATGCGGAAGAAAGTGAAGAAAGCTCATAAGAAGATGCACAAACATCACAAGCATGGAAAG cactcctcctcctcctcttcctcctcgtcCAGCAGTGACTCTGACTGA